In Miscanthus floridulus cultivar M001 unplaced genomic scaffold, ASM1932011v1 os_2485_1_2, whole genome shotgun sequence, one genomic interval encodes:
- the LOC136535043 gene encoding rRNA 2'-O-methyltransferase fibrillarin-like yields MASALAIHRVWPRAGRGRGRAGQGQGAAGAQGRPGSGRRGRRKGRPGARHGRRQGAVRKRARPGRRAGRGQGGAAGGRAGWGHGAAGGRAGWGHGVAGGRARGQRAARPGEGPAEGMARPGATYTKSSKMFIIASTYDITTSQ; encoded by the coding sequence ATGGCGTCGGCGCTGGCGATCCACAGGGTGTGGCCGAGGGCAGGGCGCGGCAGGGGCAGGGCCGGCCAGGGGCAGGGCGCGGCCGGGGCGCAGGGCCGGCCGGGGTCAGGGCGGCGCGGCCGGCGGAAGGGCCGACCGGGGGCACGGCACGGCCGGCGGCAGGGCGCAGTCAGGAAAAGGGCACGGCCGGGGCGTAGGGCCGGCCGGGGTcagggcggcgcggccgggggaaGGGCTGGCTgggggcacggcgcggccggGGGAAGGGCCGGCTGGGGGCACGGCGTGGCCGGCGGAAGGGCGCGCGGGCAGCGGGCGGCGCGCCCGGGGGAAGGGCCGGCCGAGGGCATGGCGCGGCCGGGGGCAACGTACACGAAATCTTCTAAAATGTTTATCATAGcgtccacatatgatatcacgacatctcaataa